A section of the Pseudomonas tritici genome encodes:
- a CDS encoding LysR substrate-binding domain-containing protein, whose product MNRNELRKADINLMVVFEALMLERNVTRVAEKLFLGQPTISSALNRLRTLFNDPLFIRVGHRMEPTARAEEIIQHLSPALDSLSSALSLTHDFDPSISTMTFRIGLSDDVEFGLLPPLLRALRQEAPQVVFVVQHVDYWRIPDLLASGDITVGITQTRGLPANAKRKLLRHIRPRLLRADASDTPLTLDEYCSRPHVLVSHTANVSGFADEWLAEIGRKRHVVLSVPQYSALPALLAGTDLIASLPDYTAEAMAVSGHLFCEPFPFETPTLDLSMVWLSHVDTDPAERWVRSRLEAFMSDRGLATQA is encoded by the coding sequence ATGAATCGCAATGAATTACGCAAGGCCGACATCAACCTGATGGTGGTGTTCGAAGCGCTGATGCTCGAGCGCAATGTCACGCGGGTGGCAGAGAAGCTGTTTCTCGGCCAACCGACCATCAGTTCGGCCCTCAACCGCTTGCGCACCTTGTTCAACGACCCGCTGTTCATTCGTGTCGGCCATCGCATGGAGCCCACCGCGCGCGCCGAGGAAATCATCCAGCACCTGTCGCCGGCCCTGGACTCATTGTCATCGGCCCTGAGCCTGACCCACGATTTCGACCCGTCCATCAGCACCATGACCTTTCGCATCGGCCTGTCCGACGATGTCGAGTTCGGCCTACTGCCACCGTTGCTGCGCGCCTTGCGCCAGGAAGCGCCGCAAGTGGTGTTTGTGGTGCAGCATGTGGACTACTGGCGCATTCCGGACCTGCTGGCCTCCGGTGATATCACCGTCGGCATCACCCAGACCCGTGGCTTGCCGGCGAATGCCAAGCGCAAGCTGCTGCGCCATATCCGCCCGCGTTTGCTGCGCGCCGATGCCTCCGACACACCGCTGACCCTCGATGAATATTGCTCACGGCCCCACGTGTTGGTGTCCCACACCGCCAACGTGTCGGGGTTTGCCGATGAGTGGCTGGCGGAAATCGGCCGCAAACGCCACGTGGTGTTGTCGGTGCCGCAATACAGCGCGCTGCCGGCGTTGCTCGCCGGCACCGACCTGATCGCCAGCCTGCCGGACTACACCGCCGAGGCCATGGCGGTGTCGGGCCACCTGTTCTGTGAGCCGTTCCCATTCGAGACGCCGACCCTGGATTTGTCCATGGTCTGGCTCAGTCATGTGGACACTGACCCGGCTGAGCGCTGGGTGCGTTCACGGCTTGAGGCCTTCATGAGTGATCGAGGGTTGGCGACCCAGGCCTGA
- a CDS encoding MFS transporter, whose amino-acid sequence MTIATPAREPQALNKLMFVKLMPLLIIAYILSFLDRTNIALAKHHLDVDLGISAAAYGLGAGLFFLTYALSEIPSNLIMHKVGARFWIARIMVTWGLISAAMAFVQGETSFYVLRLLLGIAEAGLFPGVMLYLTYWFNREQRARATGYFLLGVCFANIIGGPVGAALMRMDGLLGWHGWQWMFLLEGLPAVAFAWVVWRKLPDRPSKAPWLSAEEARGIEQRIALETEEGAGEGGHSLKNWLTPQILLAIFVYFCHQITIYTVIFFLPSIISKYGELSTMSVGLLTSLPWIAAALGAVLIPRFATTPGRCRRLLVTGLLTMALGLGIASISGPVFSLLGFCLSAVMFFVVQSIIFLYPASRLKGVALAGGLGFVNACGLLGGFVGPSVMGAIEMSTGNAMNGLKVIAVVLVIAALAALRLRQGQEQAPAPQAIMKPATK is encoded by the coding sequence ATGACTATCGCCACCCCCGCCCGCGAGCCGCAGGCGTTGAACAAACTGATGTTCGTCAAGCTGATGCCCTTGCTGATCATCGCCTACATCCTGAGCTTTTTGGACCGCACTAACATCGCCCTGGCCAAGCATCACCTGGATGTCGACCTGGGTATTTCTGCCGCTGCATACGGATTGGGCGCGGGGCTGTTTTTCCTGACGTATGCGCTGTCGGAAATCCCCAGCAACCTGATCATGCACAAGGTCGGCGCGCGGTTCTGGATTGCCCGGATCATGGTGACCTGGGGCCTGATCTCGGCGGCCATGGCCTTTGTACAGGGCGAGACCTCGTTCTACGTGCTGCGCCTGTTGCTGGGCATTGCCGAAGCCGGTCTGTTTCCCGGTGTCATGCTCTACCTCACCTACTGGTTCAACCGTGAACAACGGGCGCGGGCCACCGGTTACTTCCTGCTCGGCGTGTGTTTTGCCAACATCATCGGCGGCCCGGTGGGCGCGGCGTTGATGCGCATGGACGGTCTGCTCGGCTGGCACGGCTGGCAGTGGATGTTCCTGCTCGAAGGTTTGCCGGCGGTGGCGTTTGCCTGGGTGGTCTGGCGCAAACTGCCGGATCGTCCGAGCAAGGCGCCGTGGCTGTCGGCCGAGGAAGCGCGCGGGATCGAACAGCGCATCGCCCTGGAAACCGAAGAAGGCGCGGGCGAGGGTGGTCACTCGTTGAAAAACTGGCTGACCCCGCAAATCCTGCTGGCGATCTTTGTGTACTTTTGCCATCAGATCACCATCTATACGGTGATCTTTTTCCTGCCGAGCATCATCAGCAAATACGGCGAACTGAGCACCATGAGCGTCGGCCTGTTGACCTCATTGCCCTGGATCGCGGCGGCGCTCGGCGCGGTATTGATTCCGCGTTTTGCCACCACGCCGGGGCGTTGCCGTCGCTTGTTGGTCACGGGGTTGCTGACCATGGCGTTGGGTCTGGGTATTGCTTCGATATCGGGGCCGGTGTTCAGTTTGCTGGGCTTTTGCCTGTCGGCGGTGATGTTCTTTGTGGTGCAGTCGATCATCTTTTTGTACCCAGCCTCGCGCCTCAAGGGTGTGGCGCTGGCGGGCGGGCTGGGTTTCGTCAACGCCTGTGGGCTGTTGGGCGGGTTTGTCGGGCCGTCGGTGATGGGGGCGATCGAGATGAGCACCGGCAATGCGATGAACGGCTTGAAAGTGATTGCGGTCGTGTTGGTGATCGCGGCATTGGCAGCCTTGCGTTTACGTCAGGGCCAGGAGCAGGCGCCCGCGCCACAGGCAATCATGAAACCAGCAACGAAATAG
- a CDS encoding methyl-accepting chemotaxis protein — MASSATDLNGITDQSSRSLQKQTAEIEQAATAVNEMTSAADEVARNAVSTSESTRLSNETAREGQHRVGETVSAIQALSTNIGETSTLVQTLAEQSRDIGKVLDVIRSIAEQTNLLALNAAIEAARAGESGRGFAVVADEVRALAHRTQQSTLEIDQMVTAMRTGSDHALTSMQSSTQRATATLTLAEGAGGALSQITDSIDQIHQRNLVIASAAEEQAQVAKEVDRNIVNIRDLSAQSSSGAGQINGASRELAQLAVSLSEAVARFQL, encoded by the coding sequence ATGGCATCGTCCGCCACCGACCTGAATGGCATCACTGATCAAAGCAGCCGCAGCCTGCAAAAGCAGACCGCTGAAATAGAGCAAGCCGCCACCGCCGTCAACGAGATGACCTCGGCGGCGGATGAAGTAGCGCGCAATGCGGTTTCCACCTCAGAGTCCACCCGCCTCTCCAATGAAACGGCGCGCGAAGGCCAACACCGTGTCGGCGAAACCGTCAGCGCCATTCAGGCCCTGAGCACAAACATTGGTGAAACCTCGACGCTGGTGCAGACCCTCGCCGAACAATCGCGTGATATCGGCAAAGTGCTCGACGTGATTCGCTCCATTGCCGAACAGACCAACCTATTGGCCCTCAATGCCGCCATCGAGGCTGCGCGGGCCGGTGAGTCCGGACGTGGCTTTGCGGTCGTGGCGGACGAAGTGCGCGCACTGGCACACCGTACGCAGCAATCGACGCTGGAAATCGATCAGATGGTGACCGCGATGCGCACGGGGTCTGACCACGCGTTGACATCAATGCAGTCCAGTACCCAGCGCGCTACCGCTACCTTGACCTTGGCTGAAGGTGCGGGAGGCGCGTTGAGTCAGATCACCGACTCCATCGACCAGATTCACCAACGTAACCTAGTCATTGCCAGCGCCGCAGAAGAGCAGGCTCAGGTTGCCAAGGAAGTCGACCGCAACATCGTCAACATTCGCGACTTGTCTGCGCAGTCCTCATCCGGCGCCGGGCAGATCAATGGGGCGAGTCGCGAGCTGGCGCAGTTGGCGGTCTCGCTGAGCGAGGCGGTGGCGCGGTTCCAGCTATAG
- a CDS encoding 3-keto-5-aminohexanoate cleavage protein, with translation MSKKRPVIITCAVTGAIHTPSMSPHLPITAQEIADAAIGAAEAGAAIVHLHARDPNDGRPSQDPALFAEFLPHIKAASDVVINITTGGAPTMGVEERLQPVMQFKPELASLNMGSMNFGLYEMLNRFTEFKHDWERPYLEESDDRIFRNTFRDITHILNSCAENRTRFEIECYDIGHLYTAAHFLERGLLKPPLFIQSVFGLRGGIGGHPEDLAHMRRTADRLFGDDYVWSILGAGRGQIPLATMGLSMGSNARVGLEDSLWDGPGKLAASNADQVRRIRTVIEALGHRVATPDEAREILGLKGRDQVNF, from the coding sequence ATGTCCAAAAAACGTCCTGTCATCATTACCTGCGCCGTCACCGGCGCGATTCATACGCCGTCGATGTCACCGCATTTGCCGATTACTGCGCAGGAAATTGCCGATGCCGCCATCGGCGCCGCTGAAGCCGGTGCTGCGATTGTTCATCTGCATGCCCGTGATCCCAACGACGGCCGCCCGAGCCAGGACCCCGCACTGTTCGCCGAATTCCTGCCGCACATCAAGGCCGCCAGCGACGTGGTGATCAACATCACCACCGGTGGCGCTCCAACCATGGGCGTAGAAGAACGACTACAGCCGGTGATGCAGTTCAAGCCGGAACTGGCCTCGCTGAACATGGGCTCGATGAACTTCGGGCTGTACGAAATGCTCAACCGCTTTACCGAGTTCAAGCACGATTGGGAACGGCCATACCTGGAAGAAAGTGACGACCGGATATTCCGCAATACCTTCCGCGACATCACCCACATCCTCAATTCGTGCGCCGAGAACCGCACGCGGTTTGAGATCGAGTGCTACGACATCGGTCACCTCTACACCGCTGCACACTTCCTGGAGCGCGGCCTGCTCAAGCCGCCGCTGTTTATCCAGTCGGTGTTCGGTCTGCGCGGTGGCATCGGTGGGCACCCGGAAGATTTGGCGCACATGCGGCGCACCGCCGACCGGCTGTTTGGTGACGACTACGTGTGGTCAATCCTCGGCGCCGGGCGTGGGCAAATTCCGTTGGCGACCATGGGCTTGTCCATGGGCAGCAATGCGCGGGTCGGCCTGGAAGATTCGCTGTGGGATGGCCCGGGAAAACTGGCGGCGTCGAATGCCGACCAGGTACGGCGCATTCGTACGGTGATCGAAGCCCTGGGGCATCGCGTCGCCACGCCGGACGAAGCGCGGGAAATCCTCGGGCTCAAAGGGCGTGACCAGGTCAACTTCTAA
- a CDS encoding 5-carboxymethyl-2-hydroxymuconate Delta-isomerase, which yields MPHLHLEYTANLTGLAVEKVLLRLNNVLMVSGQFGSEFDIKSRALKVESFQVGTSLDPRGFVALKLSLLSGRSPQVKKQLSESLLAALQDAGDWPADIQVQLSVLLVDMDRDSYSKAVIG from the coding sequence ATGCCACACCTGCACCTGGAATACACCGCCAACTTGACAGGCCTGGCCGTCGAGAAAGTCCTGTTGCGGCTCAACAACGTGCTGATGGTGTCCGGCCAGTTCGGTTCCGAGTTCGATATCAAGAGCCGTGCGCTCAAGGTCGAGAGTTTCCAGGTCGGCACCTCTCTCGACCCCCGTGGGTTTGTCGCGTTGAAGCTTTCGCTGCTCAGCGGGCGGTCACCACAGGTCAAGAAGCAGTTGTCGGAAAGCTTGCTGGCGGCGTTGCAGGACGCGGGCGACTGGCCGGCGGATATACAGGTTCAACTGAGTGTCCTGTTGGTGGACATGGACCGCGATTCCTACAGCAAAGCCGTCATCGGCTGA
- a CDS encoding SDR family oxidoreductase has translation MSVLQRLQPYPGLRVLISGGAAGIGEVLAAAYLEAGAQVHVCDVSEPALAAFRDKYPGTVATRADVSDAAQIEAVFKVQHEHFGGLDVLVNNAGIAGPTGGIDAISDAEWQATININLTAQYRFAHHAVPMLKESSHGHLLHIASVAGRLGYAWRTPYAATKWAIVGLMKSLASELGESDIRVNALLPGIVEGPRMDGVIRARAEQVGVPEAEMRQEYLNKISLKRMVTAEDVAAMALFLCSPAARNVTGQAISVDGNVEYL, from the coding sequence ATGAGTGTCCTACAACGGCTGCAGCCCTATCCTGGGTTACGTGTGTTGATTTCCGGCGGGGCTGCCGGCATTGGTGAAGTGCTGGCGGCGGCTTATCTCGAAGCCGGTGCCCAGGTGCATGTGTGTGATGTGAGCGAGCCCGCCCTGGCAGCGTTTCGCGACAAATACCCTGGCACGGTCGCCACCCGTGCCGACGTCAGCGATGCCGCGCAGATCGAGGCGGTGTTCAAGGTGCAGCACGAGCATTTCGGCGGCCTCGATGTGCTGGTCAACAACGCCGGGATCGCCGGGCCTACTGGCGGGATCGATGCGATCAGCGACGCCGAGTGGCAAGCCACCATCAACATCAACCTCACCGCGCAATACCGTTTTGCCCACCACGCGGTACCGATGCTCAAGGAATCGTCCCACGGCCATCTGCTGCATATCGCCTCGGTGGCAGGGCGCTTGGGCTACGCGTGGCGCACGCCGTATGCGGCGACTAAATGGGCCATCGTCGGCTTGATGAAATCCCTGGCCTCGGAGTTGGGCGAGAGTGACATCCGCGTCAACGCCTTGCTGCCCGGCATCGTCGAAGGCCCGCGCATGGACGGCGTGATCCGCGCCCGTGCCGAGCAGGTCGGCGTGCCCGAAGCCGAGATGCGTCAGGAATACCTCAACAAGATTTCCCTCAAGCGCATGGTCACCGCCGAAGACGTGGCCGCCATGGCGTTGTTTCTCTGTTCGCCCGCCGCGCGCAACGTGACCGGCCAGGCGATCAGCGTCGACGGTAACGTCGAATACCTGTAA
- a CDS encoding substrate-binding domain-containing protein has protein sequence MKPLLNTLAAVALGTMALTAQAEALKVMTSGGFTAAYKLLGPQYAEQSGDTLDTLLGPSMGKAPEAIPNRLARGEHADVVIMVGYALDDLIKQGKVDKASRVELADSRIGLVVKEGAAKPAIGTDAELKAVLSKAKSVAYSDSASGVYVEKELFKKLGMPAKGTMIERIPVAEQVAKGDYEVGLQQVAELLPVPGVTYVGKIPEDVQSVTRFAAGIPVNAEHPAQAKALLQFLSSPQAQPVVQSTGLDSVSR, from the coding sequence ATGAAGCCACTGCTCAACACCTTGGCGGCGGTGGCTCTCGGCACAATGGCGCTGACGGCCCAGGCCGAAGCGCTTAAGGTGATGACGTCTGGCGGCTTCACCGCCGCCTATAAATTGCTCGGCCCGCAATACGCCGAGCAGAGCGGCGACACCCTCGACACCCTCCTTGGCCCATCGATGGGCAAAGCGCCGGAAGCCATTCCCAACCGCTTGGCCCGCGGCGAACACGCCGACGTGGTGATCATGGTCGGCTATGCCCTGGATGATTTGATCAAGCAAGGCAAGGTCGACAAGGCCTCCCGCGTAGAACTGGCAGACTCGCGCATCGGCCTGGTGGTGAAGGAAGGCGCAGCAAAACCTGCAATCGGTACTGATGCCGAACTGAAAGCCGTGCTGAGTAAAGCCAAGTCCGTGGCGTATTCGGACAGCGCCAGCGGTGTGTATGTCGAGAAAGAGCTGTTCAAAAAACTCGGCATGCCCGCCAAGGGCACCATGATCGAACGCATCCCGGTAGCCGAGCAGGTTGCCAAAGGTGACTACGAAGTAGGCTTGCAACAGGTCGCGGAATTGTTGCCAGTACCGGGCGTGACGTACGTCGGCAAGATCCCGGAAGATGTGCAATCGGTGACGCGTTTTGCCGCCGGCATCCCGGTGAACGCCGAACACCCGGCCCAGGCCAAGGCGTTGCTGCAATTTTTGTCATCGCCTCAGGCGCAACCCGTGGTGCAATCGACCGGACTGGACTCAGTGTCACGCTGA
- a CDS encoding MFS transporter → MTSPNRPESAQSKIGAVFRVTSGNFLEQFDFFLFGFYATYIAAAFFPAANEFASLMMTFAVFGAGFLMRPLGAIILGAYIDDVGRRKGLIVTLSIMASGTLLIVLVPGYHTIGLWAPLLVLLGRLLQGFSAGAELGGVSVYLSEMATPGRKGFYTSWQSGSQQISIVVAAALGYGLNVWMEPAVVADWGWRIPFAIGCVIIPFIFILRRNLQETEEFANRKHRPTMREVLATLVKNWTVVIGGMLMVAMTTTAFYLITVYAPTFGKTVLQLSTSDALLVTLLVAVSNFIWLPIGGTLSDRFGRKPVLIAMTVLTVLTAYPALSYVVNAPSFAHMLETLLWFSFLYGMYNGAMIPALTEIMPVEVRVAGFSLAYSLATAIFGGFTPAISTWFIHITGDKASPAYWMMFAAACALCSTLALYRHANARGQVMQEAAQ, encoded by the coding sequence ATGACTAGCCCTAACCGGCCCGAATCTGCCCAATCTAAAATTGGCGCGGTTTTCCGCGTTACTTCGGGTAACTTCCTCGAACAGTTCGACTTCTTTCTGTTCGGTTTCTACGCCACTTACATTGCTGCCGCGTTCTTCCCTGCCGCTAATGAGTTTGCGTCATTGATGATGACCTTCGCCGTATTCGGCGCAGGCTTCCTGATGCGTCCGTTGGGCGCAATCATCCTGGGCGCCTACATCGATGACGTCGGTCGCCGCAAAGGACTGATCGTGACCCTGTCGATCATGGCCAGCGGCACGCTGCTGATCGTGTTGGTGCCCGGTTATCACACCATTGGCCTGTGGGCACCTTTGCTGGTATTGCTGGGCCGTTTGCTGCAAGGCTTCTCGGCCGGTGCGGAACTGGGCGGCGTGTCGGTGTACCTGTCCGAAATGGCAACGCCAGGACGCAAGGGGTTCTACACCAGCTGGCAGTCGGGCAGCCAACAGATCTCCATCGTGGTCGCCGCCGCATTGGGTTATGGCCTGAACGTGTGGATGGAACCCGCTGTGGTCGCCGATTGGGGCTGGCGTATTCCGTTCGCCATCGGCTGCGTGATCATCCCGTTCATCTTCATCCTGCGTCGCAACCTGCAGGAAACTGAAGAGTTCGCCAATCGCAAGCACCGTCCAACCATGCGCGAAGTACTGGCGACCCTGGTGAAGAACTGGACCGTGGTGATCGGTGGCATGTTGATGGTGGCCATGACCACGACGGCGTTCTACCTGATCACCGTGTACGCGCCGACGTTCGGCAAGACAGTGCTGCAACTGAGCACCTCCGACGCCCTGCTGGTGACCCTGTTGGTGGCGGTGTCGAACTTTATCTGGCTGCCGATCGGCGGCACCTTGAGCGACCGTTTCGGCCGCAAGCCGGTGCTGATCGCCATGACTGTATTGACCGTTCTGACGGCATATCCAGCATTGTCCTACGTCGTGAACGCACCCAGCTTCGCGCACATGCTGGAAACCCTGCTGTGGTTCTCCTTCCTCTACGGCATGTACAACGGCGCCATGATCCCGGCCCTCACTGAAATCATGCCGGTGGAAGTGCGCGTGGCGGGTTTCTCCCTGGCCTATAGCCTGGCGACGGCGATTTTTGGTGGGTTCACCCCGGCGATCTCCACGTGGTTCATTCACATCACTGGTGATAAAGCCTCGCCCGCCTACTGGATGATGTTTGCTGCGGCGTGTGCGCTGTGCTCGACCCTGGCGCTGTATCGCCATGCCAACGCCCGTGGGCAGGTGATGCAAGAGGCTGCACAATGA
- a CDS encoding GntR family transcriptional regulator: MTDGPLLLPTLRQVSRDTLQDQVYRQIREALMSGRFQPGQKLTIRGLAEALGSSPMPVREALQRLSAENAFEVTETSRLRVRLMTVERLREIRDARVALEGLLAEKAVLLLQKADLDEITDLCQQMQHAADEVDVSRYLWTNFAFHRRIYAVAQAELTMAAVENFWLHMGPCFALVAPDKAHLQRSMEAHTRIVEALAARDGAGARAAVTDDIMQAADSLARLLVKNDRSRSSVSGGKRA, encoded by the coding sequence ATGACAGATGGTCCGCTCCTCCTGCCCACCCTGCGCCAGGTATCCCGCGATACCTTGCAAGACCAGGTCTATCGCCAGATCCGCGAAGCGCTGATGAGTGGCCGTTTCCAGCCTGGCCAGAAACTCACCATCCGCGGCCTCGCCGAAGCCCTCGGTTCCAGCCCGATGCCGGTGCGCGAAGCCCTGCAACGCCTCAGCGCCGAAAACGCCTTTGAAGTCACCGAAACCTCCCGTTTGCGCGTCCGCCTGATGACGGTGGAACGTCTGCGTGAAATTCGTGATGCACGGGTCGCCCTTGAAGGTTTACTGGCCGAAAAGGCCGTGCTGCTCCTGCAAAAAGCCGACCTCGACGAAATCACCGACCTCTGCCAACAGATGCAGCACGCCGCCGACGAAGTCGATGTGTCCCGCTACCTGTGGACCAACTTCGCTTTTCACCGGCGTATCTATGCCGTGGCCCAGGCCGAGTTGACCATGGCCGCCGTGGAAAACTTCTGGCTGCACATGGGCCCGTGCTTTGCGTTGGTCGCCCCGGATAAAGCTCACCTGCAACGCTCGATGGAGGCGCACACGCGCATCGTTGAAGCTCTGGCTGCCCGGGATGGCGCCGGCGCGCGCGCGGCGGTGACCGATGACATCATGCAGGCCGCCGATTCCCTGGCGCGCCTGCTCGTCAAGAACGACCGTTCGCGGTCGTCTGTTTCAGGAGGTAAACGTGCATGA
- a CDS encoding SMP-30/gluconolactonase/LRE family protein, with product MRIEVLVDVKTTLGEGPVWDVEQQRLYWIDSADGRILRCTDDGRELRAWEVGQKIGSMALRHNGESAIVALQNGVHTLDLNSGELNLVIDPEPQLPNNRLNDGKVDRQGRFIFGSMDTLEDSASAKLYRLDADLSLHTLDEGIIVSNGPCWSPSGETFYFCDTWSGEIWAYDCDLATGNVSNRRTFAKVDTSGGGAADGCTVDAEGCLWQALVYAGKLVRYTPDGQVDRIIQMPVKKVTSLTFGGPNLDTLFVTSMAKPPLPRFPADGQQRGALFAITGLGVQGIAERRFAS from the coding sequence ATGCGTATCGAAGTGCTTGTCGACGTCAAGACCACCCTGGGCGAAGGCCCGGTGTGGGACGTCGAGCAACAACGCTTGTATTGGATCGACAGCGCCGACGGCCGCATCCTGCGCTGCACCGATGACGGCCGCGAACTACGCGCCTGGGAGGTGGGCCAGAAGATTGGCTCCATGGCCCTGCGCCACAACGGTGAGAGTGCAATCGTCGCCCTGCAAAACGGCGTGCACACCCTCGACCTCAACAGCGGCGAGCTCAACCTGGTCATCGACCCGGAGCCGCAGCTGCCCAACAACCGCCTCAACGACGGCAAGGTCGACCGCCAGGGCCGCTTCATCTTCGGTTCGATGGACACGCTGGAAGACAGCGCCAGCGCCAAACTCTACCGCCTGGACGCCGACCTGAGCCTGCACACCCTGGACGAAGGCATCATCGTGTCCAACGGCCCGTGCTGGAGCCCGTCGGGTGAAACCTTCTACTTCTGTGATACGTGGTCCGGCGAGATCTGGGCCTACGACTGTGACCTCGCGACGGGCAACGTGAGCAACCGCCGCACCTTCGCAAAGGTCGACACCTCCGGCGGTGGCGCCGCTGACGGCTGCACCGTGGACGCCGAAGGGTGCCTGTGGCAAGCCCTGGTCTACGCCGGAAAACTGGTGCGCTACACCCCCGATGGCCAGGTCGACCGCATCATCCAGATGCCAGTGAAGAAGGTCACCAGCCTGACCTTCGGCGGGCCGAATCTCGACACCCTGTTTGTGACCTCCATGGCCAAGCCGCCGCTGCCGCGTTTCCCGGCAGACGGCCAGCAGCGCGGCGCGCTGTTCGCCATTACTGGGTTGGGCGTGCAAGGAATAGCCGAGCGACGGTTCGCCAGCTAG
- a CDS encoding MFS transporter — protein MATIKKASLRSIHRHSWVSLLVCWMIWILNAYDREIVLRLGPTISKHFDLSADQWGTVATVVMLALALLDIPGSMWSDRYGGGWKRARFQVPLVLGYTAISFLSGFKALSGNLATFIALRVGVNLGAGWGEPVGVSNTAEWWPVERRGFALGAHHTGYPIGAMLSGIVASFVITVFGEENWRYVFFFAFVVALPLMIFWARYSTAERITALYVDIAAKGMTPPDNAPASQVKGEAWRTFIATLRNRNIALTAGNTMLTQVVYMGVNIVLPAYLYNIAGLSLAESAGMSVVFTLTGILGQLVWPSLSDIIGRRTTLIICGLWMAASVGAFYFANTLTLIIVVQLLFGLVANAVWPIYYAVACDSAEPSATSTANGIITTAMFIGGGLAPVLMGSLIAMGGGWTTLHGYTVCFFVMAGCALGGALLQLFSHRPPALAVQLDS, from the coding sequence ATGGCAACTATAAAAAAAGCGTCGCTGCGCAGCATTCACCGGCACTCCTGGGTGTCGCTGCTGGTCTGTTGGATGATCTGGATCCTCAACGCTTACGACCGTGAGATCGTGTTGCGCCTGGGGCCGACCATCTCCAAGCATTTCGACTTGTCCGCCGACCAGTGGGGCACCGTGGCCACGGTGGTCATGCTCGCGCTGGCACTGTTGGATATCCCCGGCTCCATGTGGAGCGACCGTTATGGCGGCGGCTGGAAACGTGCGCGCTTCCAAGTGCCGTTGGTGCTGGGTTACACCGCGATTTCGTTTCTGTCCGGCTTCAAAGCCTTGAGCGGCAACCTCGCGACCTTTATTGCCCTGCGTGTCGGCGTCAACCTCGGCGCCGGTTGGGGCGAGCCGGTGGGCGTGAGCAACACCGCTGAATGGTGGCCGGTAGAGCGTCGCGGGTTTGCCCTGGGCGCGCACCACACCGGCTATCCGATTGGCGCGATGCTCAGCGGCATTGTCGCGAGTTTTGTCATCACCGTGTTTGGTGAGGAGAACTGGCGCTATGTGTTCTTCTTTGCCTTCGTGGTGGCGCTGCCGCTGATGATCTTCTGGGCGCGTTATTCGACGGCAGAGCGCATCACCGCGCTGTACGTCGACATCGCCGCCAAAGGCATGACCCCGCCGGACAACGCCCCCGCCAGCCAAGTCAAAGGCGAGGCCTGGCGTACGTTTATCGCCACCTTGCGCAACCGCAATATCGCCCTGACCGCCGGTAATACGATGCTCACGCAAGTGGTGTACATGGGCGTGAACATTGTGCTGCCGGCCTACCTTTACAACATCGCCGGGCTGTCGCTGGCGGAGTCGGCGGGGATGAGCGTGGTGTTCACCCTCACCGGGATTCTCGGGCAATTGGTGTGGCCGTCGCTGTCGGACATCATCGGCCGGCGCACCACTCTGATCATCTGCGGGCTGTGGATGGCGGCAAGTGTCGGCGCGTTCTACTTCGCCAATACGCTGACCTTGATCATCGTGGTGCAACTGCTGTTCGGCCTGGTAGCGAATGCGGTGTGGCCGATCTACTACGCCGTGGCCTGCGACTCTGCCGAGCCGTCGGCGACCTCCACCGCCAACGGCATCATCACCACCGCGATGTTTATCGGTGGCGGCCTGGCGCCGGTGCTGATGGGCAGCCTGATTGCCATGGGCGGCGGCTGGACCACGCTGCATGGCTACACCGTGTGCTTCTTCGTAATGGCCGGCTGCGCCCTCGGCGGTGCGCTGCTGCAGCTGTTTTCCCATCGCCCGCCGGCGTTGGCTGTGCAACTCGACTCCTAG